AACCATTTAAaaggggttttgttcctttgctCAAAACGTAATTTATCCGTGGTatggttgacatttccatggaacTGCCctcatgcgattaattaaatgcattgtttAATGTAGTTATCTTTTAACACTGTAGTAGCCTAATGCAAATATTCAATGTGACATCAAAAtgtttcattctgttttttttgGAATTTTCTGGAATTGGAACGGATCGGATCAGAGCAGCAGCGCTACTCCCTCTCCCTCGGTCTCTCTCTCTTATCCGCAGGACTGGACGTTTCACAAAAGTGAAGCCATTTGCACTCTTTGTTTGGTGGGATTTAATCATCATCAAAGCTCAACAAGTGAAATATCACCCACGAGTTCTACAACGGCATGAAACGTGAAACACCAGCGGAGTGGTAGGCCCACAGTCAGCAGCGTCTACAGTTTAATTTTTAGAAACTTGCCAGTTTGACACAATTCAGTCAgacacttgtgaatgtgtgagaCTAACAGTGCATGTGTCCCAAAAATGATAGAaattttgttttaatcaaaatATCTTGAATGTAAATTAGTCTATTGTGTGAAAGTTGGCAAAGAGAACAGAGGTGTAAGCACAAAACAGTAGAAAAACAGGCggtttcaatgtttttttatgatttaagTGCTATCATAAAAGGGGGAGAATAAGATGACGGggcttttcatttatttatttttttcacaaaaacggcataaaatgtttttctgcatATATTTTCCCTGGCATTGTTTTTCCTTGATTCACAAGTTATGGGAAATACctgaaaaatatatttcattttttattatagccctttatattataatgtatgataattttaatacatttataaaaatatatatttataaatatactatattatgttttcatttcatttccaGCATCAGTTACTAGATGTCTGCCGGTCTCCTGCCAGTTTTTCAATAATGAAAGGACTATTCCTCTCAGCTCTTTAAAGTATGAGGGATTTCAGCAGTGTGTTTAACATGCAAAGTAATTACACTCAAATTACTAATTTGTTCCACTGTTTTATTTACACTTACTGGATGATCTATGGAGGTATAAACAGTGTTTTCTCTCAACATCTATGTGAAAGGACTCTTGGAGAGGCTAAATATTACCTTGGATGTGGCCATGAAGAGAGTGAAGAGGCAGATGAGCGTGCTCTTAGTCACAGGGAGCCAGTGAGCCTCCTGAAGAGTGAACAGAATGGCTCCATACAGACTGGCCTTGGTAgggctgtaaaaaaaacaaaaaacaagaatcaCTTCATTACACATTCTAAGAGAAACTGTCCACCTAAAACATGCACAACTCTTTCTTTTTCAACTCTTATAAATTCCAGCAGCTAAGAATAATGCAATCAGCTAACATacaacatgaaatccaaattggGCCATTACCAAATGTGGGCATGCTTGTTTGAATATGCCAAATGGAGAATGACATTTGAGAGTTGCAATGGAGGGTACAATTTTAAAGTGAGTAACAATTTACATGTCTGTCTGTTTTAAAGCTGTCAAATGACTTTTGAAGATTCTGacttgcaatttttttattttattgttaatttcagCCGTATGCATAAATTGGTGCACATAATTCCAAACTAAACCTTCAACCCCTCCCCTTTAACCACCTGACTCCATTCTGGAATGtaaagcagaacacaaacaaagatttttagaagaatatctcagctctgtaggtctatacaatgcaagtgaatggtgatcagacatttgtagctgcAAAActcacataaaagaaacatagaagtaatccagtaagactccagtggttaaatccatatcttcagaagtgatataataggtgtgggtaagaaacagataaaaatgtaagtccttttttaactctaaatctccactttcacttttacctcttaaagtcacatgtggtgcctgtttagtgtcactatcacatctgaaagtggagatttagagtaaaaaagtccTTAAATGTTattctgtttgtcacccacagtctattatattgcttctgaagatctgggtttaaacaatggagtcgtatggattacttcctttatgagatttttgcagctacaaaggtctgatcaccattcacttgcattggatggaccaacagagctgaaatattcttctaaaaatcttcatttgtgttctgctgaagaaaaaagtcatacacatctaggatggcatgagggtgagtaaatcatgacagaattgtaatttttgggtgaactatttctttaaaacagtTAACATGCCACATGAACATGCAAGGGGCGAAAACAGCAGATGTAACAGTCTCAATGCAGCAGTGAAAAGCACACTCACAATGACATGTTGAGAATTTCATTGGTCTCTGGCTTCcacactcctcgcaacagctgCTCAAAATTAGACATCAGAGCAACCCCTGACCCTGCGAGTATTAACAGAGTGCGAGTCAATCACTAAAGCGGCACATATCCCCTAAGAAAGAGTTTTATGAAGAGTCTTATGAAAGTGGCACATGACTCCAAAAGATAAATCCCTCTGGAGTTATAAGATACTTACCCTTGACATAACCAGTAATGACCATGATCAGCCAGCCATGGTGATACGCATGGTGAGCGTGATGGACTCCGGCAGCAATTTTCCGAGTTCGAACGACTTCTTTCATGGCCACCAGCACGAGTTTCACAGGCAGAAAAGCCACACATTTGTAGAACAGGTTAAGAGGGCAGAAGAAGATCAGATACCTGCAAAGTTATGAGAAAAAAACTCCTGACCCCGAAatgaattattatgattattatcattactgtaaCTATCATGAACTGGTTATAAGCACAATTTTCAGTTTGGCTAACCATAAAAATCCTGTATCTGTAAATgtacagtgggatccaaaagtGAAAATGCCTCTATGTTGCATTATTTTCTAATTAAATACATCTTTTCCTATTACAAAttgtattatcagcataacaatttgagtgaaaaggtgcaaaattaaaaaatgtatttgaatttcaGAAGTTTGTATTTCCTCTCTTGCTTCAATGACATGCACAAGATCTGCCATGGACAAAACCTGATAAAAATAGGGCAGAATCTTTCTTCTGTGTTGTACATAATAACTTTAAttagttttattatattattctcaattttattaaatttgtatATCTTGAAATTATTTTCAAAGTAATTTGCAAAGTGTACAAGCGCTCAAAATATGCTCACCAGACAGCTGAGGCCAGAAGGATGTGACTGTTGTTATGGAAATAGTCGATTGGAGACACACCCAACATGATGTCTGCTAGTATGTAGCTCCCGAAGCAGTACAGCATAGCACAGAGCCAGGAGGCAACTGGACTTTTACGTGACACTTCAACGGCACCTGATCAACACAGGCCTTTACATATGAGAATAACACTTTCGAAGGTTTTACAAACTCCTAACAGACAAAAGAGCACAACAGTagtgttccagaagtaaaaactACATTCaatttctcattcattttttttttttttaacaaaacttgtataaaccttttaagacagacctaccatgctCTGAAATTGTTAATGAGTGGAGTATGCTTGTAGTAGAAGCcaaacatcagtgagctcatttacatggacaccagaaagcctacatgtgttaaaccactttctcttaatcccttaagtgaTTAAGGGATTTGCATTTatatgacatttcagaatgctgctttctgcaaaaacccaaTAATGAGCCATTTTGATAtaagaaaagttcacccaaaaatgaaaattccctcatcgtttactcaccctcatgccatcacatacGCCATTGTTTTCTGCTACTGAACACAATCagagatttttataagaatgtcttagctctgtaggtccatacaatgcaagttaactgggtccaaaactttgaaactcaaaaaaatgcataaaggtagcgtaaaagtaatccatatgacatgacatgtgcgggtgagaaacagatcaatatttaagtctcttttatttttttttcaaagaaaattctccttcctgctcagtaggtggtgatatgcacaaagaatgtgaattgctaaaaacataagaagaagaatgtgaaagtgaagatttatagaaaaaaggacttaaatgttgatctgtttctcacccacacctatcatatcgcttgtgaagacatggatttaaccactggagcattgtattgacctaca
This DNA window, taken from Myxocyprinus asiaticus isolate MX2 ecotype Aquarium Trade chromosome 37, UBuf_Myxa_2, whole genome shotgun sequence, encodes the following:
- the LOC127427668 gene encoding trimeric intracellular cation channel type A, producing the protein MDVLDVLNLGEIAQYFSKMAMFPVFDLAYYIVSILYLKYEPGAVEVSRKSPVASWLCAMLYCFGSYILADIMLGVSPIDYFHNNSHILLASAVWYLIFFCPLNLFYKCVAFLPVKLVLVAMKEVVRTRKIAAGVHHAHHAYHHGWLIMVITGYVKGSGVALMSNFEQLLRGVWKPETNEILNMSFPTKASLYGAILFTLQEAHWLPVTKSTLICLFTLFMATSKVVMTARHSHGSPFALIESWVCHLLLGSALSSDDSHDHHHAAPATIPTPLSPAKTKEELSEGTRKRKSKKAE